A genomic segment from Chanos chanos chromosome 2, fChaCha1.1, whole genome shotgun sequence encodes:
- the pmfbp1 gene encoding trichohyalin: MVAAEIPYCVRHEVLLVTASQAYRYDENDNKIRQQVGDLEACIQELQDNITELHVEMSLKDQDKLTQLQQLHQLETRVKELTEEFSLCPSSPLSSVLPHLGWENPTYRTAPQLSRRDATIQRLRQDLLLSHQARDSQSAQAGCRGCIGAAGGLGGYAEAAAMVLDVQEQRLWELQRELQESQLELQRGHSRSQQLQKELQGARQQTQELHSQVKELLVQVEGENEALLQYKCQQAAEVDRLNAELCSVQSTALQRRSTEVTEAEQRCRDLEGEVLLLRAQLSECQDRGKDDRKRAEEQIEQLQEKMSSMKTQQNAVCQQLQERISELHGLQKSQEELQGRERDWQRERAALQEQLNHTKDKLHSATLREVEQRQKEEQIDDLQREVDRMLARLEKESENCVQEEEMERLREEHCQLKDKLRQSKAVTEDLQRKLEQAAREQARDSSQKHRELWEWRERYHHVSDRLTHKQAQLEEAQCGRDLALNNLHLEQDKNQSLQHSLEDLHTRLKERDEHLTSLGLETDSLKRQLNAQNQDATALRQQLLASQDALQQVTEELKSCKRELKEQKSQCVSQEQRLADISADLVQLQDQYTNCYAQLVEEETLVAKLSCDLQQTQEQRDRLSSQVTELYSEYKARQMDLDLLTEKHRAAQQEVASRDETVLRLTTELRTAQEHLSSEQEEAVQAGKEEVLALQKDISWFQELLSQKEKTIAAEKQRCAQLQLDRDSLLSQYDSQRAALSEFQSEVQRWQEEAKAQRDSQEEEVQKLKRELQEAHTCLQQYRGAMERLRGDLETAQKQNREADEEMSQREAFLRTQDAELTQLRTGLLQVQKLASDAEARLQPLTDSLDVYKHKYQACLNKISQLENALQSHEEDLKDARAQVAEREDQILSLHAQAVALQGDLKAQSAQLQSGDDVMTTLSQRLRDTQRELEDSHKHCQECELVISTLRDTTAALRCQVEEQEESVVKIQADFSVYRATHRHPDSDFDSQLSCIQDLERALSQAVEQCTLGGRELSGCQAEVAQLKAEVSRLNQLRDSSLAENLRLQELVEEHQADAVRKEQRRQMEEQKASKLEEELQAAKKQCAQKDQAIQKRDALLRQSEADLLQAREKIRGRTAEIERQVTAARALEAGIQTAKKERRQKENECAALRAQLLQLRDEVKEAHAICRDTAQELARQEEKVLLLEGGQQRAQDQLAERVSEVVRAEQTQRRLQAELRRLREKLDKTEQELQISRSLAERLKEEASSSRQAQLGAQEECMKQQHGAQQLEEELASSRETITGLQQQLKEQTDASQALRAELAQEQARQQREASLETVREHLRAELETAISQLCEHKQLVSSLQERGCVLQSTTLRLQEEQAVCQAQLQQCRTELESKDLQIQRHDQEMSVLQDTLAQLRLSLEQARESSRKGTRGAVNAEQRVRELTLELASAQASHKENMELLAERSREVAGLRSDVSRLQQSVLKHAEERTALERRQRQLNTELQKLRSESRLSQDQASVYEGRLAELNAQLAHSQHWDQQQQAALEAREEEVMMMKVELASLRENYHSKVAQVEALYSQMDAIEQKYRSAANEAEVLRQSLGDARTDSSRLHRESELVVTSVGQWVKEQKQTNEKLGLRIKDQSKTIIHLTAEKDHLQENMEALQGEIRQLKAELDESRMEAKRLKAAQVGMRDQNCDLAPPPYQQPTTTDLRAAQQIDVLNPSTPNSTAAAFVPAYA, translated from the exons ttttctctctgcccctcttcccctctctcttctgttctgccACATTTGGGATGGGAAAACCCGACCTACCGAACTGCACCCCAGTTGTCACGTCGGGACGCTACCATCCAGAGGCTCCGACAAGACCTGCTTCTCTCACACCAGGCCCGCGATTCCCAGAGTGCTCAG GCTGGATGCCGGGGCTGCATAGGGGCAGCTGGCGGCTTGGGGGGCTATGCAGAAGCCGCAGCCATGGTG CTGGACGTCCAGGAACAGAGACTGTGGGAGCTGCAGAGAGAGCTACAGGAGAGTCAACTGGAGCTCCAGCGAGGACACAGCCGCAGCCAGCAGCTACAGAAGGAGCTCCAGGGTGCGAGGCAGCAGACTCAGGAGCTGCACTCTCAG GTCAAAGAGCTCCTTGTGCAGGTGGAAGGGGAAAATGAAGCTCTCCTGCAATACAAATGCCAACAGGCAGCTGAG GTGGACAGACTCAATGCAGAACTGTGTTCGGTACAGAGTACAGCTTTGCAGAGAAGGAGCACTGAGGTCACAGAGGCTGAGCAGAGGTGCAGAGACCTGGAAGGAGAAGTGTTACTCCTCCGAGCCCAGCTCAGCGAGTGCcaggacagagggaaagatgacagGAAGAGG GCAGAGGAGCAGATAGAGCAGTTGCAGGAGAAGATGTCCAGCATGAAgacccaacagaatgctgtctGTCAGCAG ctgCAGGAAAGGATCTCAGAGCTGCATGGTCTCCAGAAGTCTCAGGAGGAGCTACAGGGACGAGAGAgggactggcagagagagagagccgccTTGCAAGAACAGCTGAACCACACCAAGGATAAGCTCCACAGCGCCACCCTCAGG GAAGTAGAACAGCGGCAGAAAGAAGAACAGATTGATGATCTACAGAGAGAGGTTGACAGGATGCTGGCACgactggagaaagagagtgag AATTGTGTACaggaagaggagatggagaggcTGCGAGAAGAGCACTGTCAGCTCAAGGACAAG CTAAGGCAGAGCAAGGCTGTGACGGAGGATCTTCAGAGGAAGCTGGAGCAGGCTGCAAGAGAGCAGGCCAGGGACAGCtcccagaaacacagagagctATGGGAATGGAGAGAGCGTTACCACCACgtctctgacagactgactcacaAACAGGCCCAGTTAGAGGAGGCCCAGTGCGGCCGAGACCTGGCCCTCAATAACCTGCATCTGGAACAAGACAAGAACCAGAGCCTACAGCACAGCCTAGAGGACCTCCACACCAGG CTAAAGGAGCGTGACGAGCACTTGACATCTCTGGGTCTAGAGACTGACTCCCTTAAACGCCAGCTGAATGCCCAGAACCAGGATGCCACTGCACTGCGTCAGCAGCTTCTCGCTTCCCAAGATGCCCTGCAGCAGGTGACTGAGGAGCTAAAATCCTGTAAAAGAGAACTGAAGGAGCAG AAGAGCCAGTGTGTGAGCCAGGAGCAGAGATTAGCTGACATCAGTGCTGATCTAGTCCAGCTACAAGACCAGTACACCAACTGCTATGCCCAG ctgGTTGAGGAGGAGACTCTGGTAGCCAAGCTGAGTTGTGACCTACAGCAGACGCAGGAGCAAAGGGACAGGCTGAGCTCTCAGGTGACTGAGTTGTATTCTGAGTACAAGGCCAGACAGATGGACCTGGATctactcacagagaaacacagagcagcGCAGCAGGAG GTGGCCAGCAGGGATGAGACTGTACTGAGACTGACTACAGAGCTGAGGACAGCACAGGAACATTTGTCCTCTGAACAGGAGGAG GCTGTGCAGGCAGGAAAAGAAGAAGTGTTGGCCTTGCAGAAGGATATCAGCTGGTTTCAGGAGCTCCTGAGTCAGAAAGAGAAGACTATAGcagcagagaagcagagatgtGCCCAGCTTCAGCTAGATCGAGACAGTCTACTCTCACAG TACGACAGCCAGCGGGCGGCACTATCCGAGTTCCAGAGTGAGGTGCAACGCTGGCAAGAGGAGGCGAAGGCCCAGAGGGATagccaggaggaggaggtgcagaAACTGAAGAGGGAGCTCCAAGAGGCTCACACATGTCTCCAGCAGTACCGTGGAGCCATGGAACGTCTCCGTGGTGACCTCGAGACCGcgcagaaacagaacagagaggcaGATGAAGAA ATGTCTCAGAGGGAGGCTTTCCTACGCACTCAGGATGCAGAGCTTACACAGCTGAGGACAGGCTTACTGCAAGTCCAGAAGTTGGCCTCCGATGCTGAGGCCAGACTGCAGCCTCTCACAGACTCTTTGGATGTCTACAAGCACAAGTACCAGGCGTGTTTGAACAAGATTTCCCAACTGGAAAACGCTTTGCAAAGCCATGAAGAGGACCTCAAGGATGCCAGGGCTCAG gtggcAGAACGTGAGGACCAGATACTGAGTCTGCACGCACAGGCTGTTGCGTTGCAAGGGGACCTGAAAGCCCAGAGCGCTCAACTGCAAAGTGGAGATGATGTCATGACCACACTAAGCCAGAGGCTAAGGGACActcagagagagctggaggacaGTCACAAACACTGCCAAGAGTGTGAGCTGGTCATCAGCACACTGAGAGACACCACTGCTGCCCTGCGCTGCCAG gtTGAGGAGCAAGAGGAGAGTGTGGTGAAAATTCAGGCCGATTTCTCAGTGTATCGAGCCACTCACCGACACCCTGACTCTGACTTCGACTCTCAGTTGTCCTGCATCCAGGACCTGGAGCGG GCGCTGTCTCAGGCTGTGGAGCAGTGTACTCTGGGTGGCCGGGAGTTGAGTGGCTGCCAGGCTGAGGTGGCCCAGCTGAAAGCAGAGGTGAGCAGGCTGAACCAGCTCAGAGACAGCAGCTTGGCAG AGAACTTGAGGCTGCAGGAGCTCGTGGAGGAGCATCAGGCAGACGCTGTGCGTAAGGAACAAAGGCGGCAAATGGAAGAACAGAAAGCATCCAAACTAGAGGAGGAACTTCAGGCTGCTAAAAAACAGTGTGCCCAGAAAGATCAG GCGATACAGAAGAGGGACGCTCTGTTGAGACAGTCTGAGGCTGACCTGCTGCAGGCCCGAGAGAAGATCCGCGGGCGAACAGCCGAGATCGAGAGACAGGTCACTGCAGCACGGGCCCTGGAAGCCGGCATTCAGactgcaaagaaagagaggaggcagaAGGAGAACGAGTGTGCCGCTCTCAGAGCACAATTACTCCAACTAAGAGACGAAGTCAAGGAGGCTCACGCCATCTGCAGAGACACTG cccAGGAGTTGGCGCGACAGGAGGAGAAGGTGCTCCTGCTGGAGGGTGGGCAGCAGAGAGCCCAGGATCAGCTGGCAGAGAGGGTATCAGAGGTGGTGAGGGCAGAACAGACTCAGAGGAGGCTCCAGGCTGAGCTGAGGAGACTGAGGGAGAAACTggacaaaacagagcaggagcTTCAGATCTCCAG GAGCCTGGCAGAGCGTCTGAAGGAAGAGGCAAGTAGCAGCAGGCAGGCTCAACTTGGCGCCCAGGAGGAGTGCATGAAACAGCAGCATGGGGCCcagcagctggaggaggagctggCCAGCAGCAGAGAGACTATCACAGGCCTGCAACAGCAA TTGAAAGAGCAGACTGATGCCAGTCAGGCACTGCGGGCAGAGTTGGCACAGGAGCAAGCCAGGCAACAGAGAGAGGCCAGtctggagacagtgagagagcatCTCAGGGCCGAACTGGAAACAGCAATCAGCCAG CTGTGCGAGCATAAGCAGTTGGTAAGCTCTCTGCAGGAGCGTGGGTGTGTACTGCAGAGCACCACACTCAggctgcaggaggagcaggctgTGTGCCAGGCCCAGCTCCAGCAGTGCCGCACAGAGCTGGAGAGCAAAGACCTGCAGATCCAGAGACATGACCAGGAG ATGAGTGTCCTGCAGGACACATTGGCCCAGCTGAGGCTGAGTTTGGAGCAGGCCAGGGAGAGCAGTAGAAAGGGAACCAGAGGGGCAGTCAatgcagagcagagagtgagagagctgaCACTGGAACTGGCCTCTGCTCAGGCCTCCCACAAAGAGAACATGGAGTTG CTGGCTGAGCGCAGTCGTGAGGTGGCAGGGCTGCGCAGCGATGTGTCCCGTCTGCAGCAGAGTGTGCTTAAGCATGCAGAAGAGAGGACGGCTCTGGAGAGAAGACAACGGCAGCTGaacacagagctgcagaaacTGCGCAGTGAGAGCAGACTCTCTCAGGACCAG GCTTCTGTGTACGAGGGGCGTCTGGCTGAGTTAAATGCCCAGCTGGCACACTCTCAGCACTGGGACCAGCAACAGCAAGCAGCCCTGGAAgccagagaagaggaggtgatgatgatgaaagttGAGCTGGCCTCCCTCAGAGAGAACTACCATTCCAAAGTTGCCCAG gtGGAAGCTTTGTATTCACAAATGGACGCCATCGAACAGAAGTACAGATCAGCAGCCAATGAG GCAGAGGTGTTGCGGCAGTCTTTGGGAGATGCACGGACTGATAGCTCTCgcctacacagagagagtgagctggTGGTGACCAGCGTTGGCCAATGGGTAAAAGAGCAAAA ACAAACCAATGAAAAACTAGGACTCAGGATCAAAGACCAGAGTAAGACGATTATTCATCTGACTGCAGAGAAGGA TCACCTGCAGGAGAACATGGAGGCCCTGCAAGGGGAGATCAGGCAACTGAAAGCAGAGCTGGATGAGAGTAGAATGGAAGCCAAGAGACTCAAG GCTGCCCAGGTGGGCATGAGGGACCAGAACTGTGACCTCGCGCCCCCTCCCTACCAACAGCCCACAACAAC AGACCTGAGAGCTGCCCAGCAGATTGATGTTTTAAATCCCTCAACACCCAACAGCACAGCAGCTGCTTTTGTCCCAGCCTACGCCTGA